A single genomic interval of Cellvibrio sp. PSBB023 harbors:
- a CDS encoding SPOR domain-containing protein, with amino-acid sequence MSRDFAKKSRAPARRSSSSNHNSPTPGWLFFVAGLVLGAFAASFYFIKNPTTAPAPKETPKPKVEENKTPKPRFDFYKLLQESETIVPASETINDDKPATDQNKTEYILQVGSFPKADDADKLRAQLIMINLDARIEKVEIRKGEVWHRVVVGPFNTQAELTTARSQLVNNQYNALVLKRAKTK; translated from the coding sequence ATGAGTAGAGACTTCGCCAAAAAAAGCCGTGCGCCAGCGCGCCGCAGTTCATCCAGTAACCACAACAGCCCAACACCGGGCTGGCTATTTTTTGTTGCAGGTCTGGTATTGGGCGCATTTGCCGCCAGTTTCTACTTCATTAAAAACCCGACAACGGCACCCGCGCCCAAAGAGACGCCAAAACCCAAGGTAGAAGAGAACAAAACACCCAAGCCACGGTTTGACTTCTATAAATTGCTGCAAGAGAGCGAGACCATCGTTCCGGCCAGCGAAACCATCAACGACGACAAGCCCGCAACGGATCAAAACAAAACCGAATACATACTGCAGGTTGGCTCTTTCCCCAAGGCCGATGACGCTGACAAGCTGCGTGCCCAGTTAATTATGATTAACCTGGATGCGCGCATCGAAAAAGTGGAAATCCGCAAGGGCGAGGTATGGCACCGAGTGGTAGTCGGCCCCTTCAACACCCAGGCAGAGTTGACGACGGCGCGCAGTCAATTGGTGAATAATCAATACAACGCGCTGGTACTGAAGCGCGCCAAAACCAAATAA
- the hslV gene encoding ATP-dependent protease subunit HslV — translation MTTILSVRRDGQVVIGGDGQVSLGNTVMKGNARKVRRLYKNQVLAGFAGGTADAFTLFERFEAKLEAHNGQLTRAAVELAKDWRTDRSLRRLEALLAVADKDASLIITGNGDVIQPEDDLIAIGSGGNYAQAAARALLDNTSLDARSIVEKGLKIAGDICVFTNQTHTIEVLDY, via the coding sequence GTGACTACAATTCTCTCTGTGCGCCGCGACGGGCAAGTGGTTATCGGTGGTGATGGCCAGGTTTCGCTGGGCAACACTGTTATGAAAGGCAATGCGCGCAAAGTGCGTCGCCTCTACAAAAACCAGGTATTGGCCGGATTCGCGGGCGGCACTGCAGATGCCTTCACCCTGTTCGAGCGCTTTGAGGCAAAACTGGAAGCACACAATGGCCAACTCACCCGCGCCGCCGTTGAACTCGCCAAAGACTGGCGAACGGATCGCAGCCTGCGACGACTCGAAGCATTGCTCGCCGTCGCCGATAAAGATGCCTCTCTGATCATCACTGGCAATGGCGATGTCATTCAGCCCGAAGACGATTTAATCGCTATTGGCTCCGGCGGTAATTACGCCCAGGCCGCCGCGCGTGCACTGCTCGATAACACCTCATTGGATGCCCGCAGTATTGTTGAAAAAGGGCTGAAAATTGCAGGGGATATCTGCGTATTTACCAATCAAACTCACACCATTGAAGTGTTGGATTATTAA
- a CDS encoding gamma-butyrobetaine hydroxylase-like domain-containing protein has protein sequence MTPTKIRFHKGSQQLELHYGAEQWLLSAEFLRVHSPSAEVKGHGPGQEVLQYGKKNVGIVALERAGNYALKLIFDDGHATGIYTWEYLHQLGANQAQLWERYLQQLHQAGKSRDADTSVVRLIDPQNQ, from the coding sequence ATGACACCGACAAAAATTCGCTTTCACAAAGGCTCACAACAATTGGAGCTGCATTATGGTGCAGAGCAATGGTTATTGAGCGCGGAATTTTTACGCGTGCATTCGCCCAGTGCCGAAGTAAAAGGCCATGGACCAGGACAGGAGGTCTTGCAGTACGGCAAAAAAAACGTGGGTATTGTGGCGCTGGAACGCGCCGGTAACTACGCACTCAAATTGATCTTTGACGATGGTCATGCAACCGGTATTTATACCTGGGAATATTTACACCAGCTAGGCGCCAATCAAGCACAGCTTTGGGAGCGCTATTTACAACAATTGCATCAGGCAGGCAAAAGTCGTGATGCCGATACCAGTGTGGTGCGATTAATCGACCCGCAAAACCAGTAA
- the hslU gene encoding ATP-dependent protease ATPase subunit HslU — MSSMTPREIVHELDKHIVGQADAKRAVAIALRNRWRRMQVPADMRNEITPKNILMIGPTGVGKTEIARRLAKLANAPFIKVEATKFTEVGYVGRDVESIIRDLVDVAIKMRREQAMKSVQHRAAEAAEERILDVLLPPARDLSPEESKHESGTRQIFRKKLREGELDDKEIEIEIAATSVGVEIMAPPGMEDMTSQLQSMFSSLGRDKTKKAKLTVKKAFKQLQDEEAAKLVSDEDIKAQAIEAAEQNGIVFIDEIDKVARRGNVSGADVSREGVQRDLLPLIEGCTVTTKHGAIKTDHILFITSGAFHLSKPSDLIPELQGRLPIRVELQALTPDDFERILTEPKASLTEQQEALLKTEGVTINFTSDGIRRIAETAFEVNERTENIGARRLHTILERLLEDVSFTAGDGSNAVTIDAAFVESHLGELAKNEDLSRFIL, encoded by the coding sequence ATGTCCTCCATGACTCCGCGCGAAATCGTGCACGAATTAGATAAACACATTGTCGGCCAGGCCGACGCAAAACGCGCTGTGGCAATTGCACTGCGCAACCGCTGGCGCCGCATGCAAGTGCCCGCCGATATGCGCAATGAAATTACCCCAAAAAATATTTTGATGATCGGCCCAACCGGTGTGGGCAAAACAGAAATTGCACGCCGCTTGGCCAAGCTCGCCAACGCCCCCTTTATCAAAGTGGAAGCCACCAAATTTACCGAAGTGGGTTATGTGGGTCGCGATGTGGAATCCATTATTCGCGACCTAGTGGATGTCGCGATTAAAATGCGCCGCGAGCAGGCCATGAAATCCGTGCAGCATCGCGCAGCGGAAGCAGCGGAAGAGCGGATTCTCGATGTGCTTTTACCGCCCGCACGGGATCTCTCGCCAGAGGAAAGTAAACACGAGTCGGGCACGCGCCAGATTTTTCGCAAAAAACTGCGCGAAGGCGAACTGGACGATAAAGAAATTGAGATTGAAATTGCCGCAACCAGTGTTGGCGTAGAAATTATGGCGCCCCCCGGCATGGAAGATATGACCAGCCAATTGCAGAGCATGTTTTCATCTCTCGGGCGCGACAAAACCAAAAAAGCAAAACTCACCGTCAAAAAAGCCTTCAAACAATTGCAAGATGAAGAGGCGGCAAAACTGGTGAGCGATGAAGATATTAAAGCGCAAGCGATTGAAGCCGCCGAGCAAAACGGCATTGTGTTTATCGACGAAATCGACAAGGTTGCGCGCCGCGGCAATGTGAGCGGCGCGGATGTATCGCGCGAAGGTGTGCAGCGCGATTTATTGCCGTTGATTGAAGGTTGCACGGTAACCACTAAACACGGCGCCATCAAAACCGATCACATTTTATTCATCACCTCCGGTGCATTCCACCTGAGCAAGCCATCGGATTTGATCCCGGAACTACAAGGCCGCTTGCCAATCCGCGTGGAATTACAAGCACTCACACCCGATGATTTTGAGCGTATTCTGACCGAGCCCAAAGCATCGCTCACAGAGCAACAAGAAGCATTGCTCAAAACAGAAGGGGTGACTATCAACTTCACCAGCGACGGTATTCGTCGCATTGCAGAAACTGCTTTTGAAGTGAATGAACGCACAGAAAATATTGGGGCGCGCCGCTTGCACACCATTTTGGAACGCTTGCTGGAAGATGTCTCCTTCACGGCTGGCGATGGAAGCAATGCAGTGACGATTGACGCCGCATTTGTAGAAAGCCATTTGGGTGAATTGGCCAAAAACGAAGATCTCAGCCGCTTTATTCTCTAA